A window of Acidobacteriota bacterium contains these coding sequences:
- a CDS encoding respiratory nitrate reductase subunit gamma, producing the protein MDEWLALARGPLFRFTFAVMVLGLLRQVIVTVYSVVCAYRLTQHKKIAWALTVVRTFDWLVPLRHLRRRWFYTAASILFHVGAIVTPLFLFGHIRLLESSVGISWPALPMDVADWLTLMTLAALFVLMVARLTGSASRPLSRVQDYLVPLILTVPFFTGYLIANPTINPLPHNPTLLVHMLSAEICFLIIPFTKLVHMALLPLTRLPADLAWRFPDEYPEAVVRQIGKEGQPI; encoded by the coding sequence GTGGATGAGTGGTTGGCGTTGGCGCGCGGACCGTTGTTCCGATTCACCTTCGCGGTTATGGTGCTGGGTCTCCTCCGCCAGGTGATCGTCACCGTTTACAGCGTCGTCTGCGCCTATCGACTGACACAGCACAAAAAGATCGCGTGGGCCCTCACGGTCGTGCGAACCTTCGACTGGCTGGTCCCGCTACGTCACCTGCGGCGGCGTTGGTTCTACACCGCAGCTTCGATCCTGTTTCACGTCGGCGCCATCGTGACACCACTGTTTCTATTCGGCCACATCCGATTGCTCGAGTCGAGCGTCGGCATCTCCTGGCCGGCCCTGCCGATGGACGTTGCCGATTGGCTCACTCTGATGACATTGGCGGCGCTTTTCGTTCTCATGGTCGCGCGGCTCACGGGAAGCGCCTCGCGCCCGCTGAGCCGGGTCCAGGACTACCTGGTCCCCCTGATTCTGACGGTGCCGTTTTTCACTGGCTACCTGATCGCCAATCCGACCATCAATCCGCTGCCTCATAACCCGACCCTACTCGTCCATATGTTGAGTGCGGAAATCTGTTTTTTGATCATTCCTTTCACCAAGCTCGTCCACATGGCGCTCCTGCCGCTGACGCGTCTCCCAGCCGATCTCGCGTGGCGTTTCCCCGACGAATATCCGGAGGCCGTCGTGCGGCAAATCGGCAAAGAGGGCCAACCGATATGA
- a CDS encoding 4Fe-4S binding protein → MSFAILTDTTRCTGCERCVDACVEVNHLGQDVRYRWREADGLNGARYCSVVQIDAYHWVRKQCRHCLVPACATACPVGALHKTEEGPVVYDRDICMGCRYCMMACPYEIPRYMWEETVPYISKCTMCYEAMQRGEIEQPACTEACEEQATTFFTSREEALAEARRRIAANPGHYFEDRIWGEHEVGGSAVIYISDIDLDFLAGQRYKPLGDEPFPHFTEQIMSTVPTTFVAVTAAMAGTYLFIRRRDRVMAEEQEDPLGRDDRPDTNLDRGAES, encoded by the coding sequence ATGAGCTTCGCCATCCTCACCGATACCACCAGGTGCACGGGGTGCGAGCGTTGCGTCGACGCCTGTGTGGAGGTCAACCACCTCGGTCAGGACGTCCGCTATCGGTGGCGGGAGGCTGACGGCCTCAACGGTGCTCGCTACTGCTCGGTGGTCCAAATTGATGCCTACCACTGGGTTCGTAAGCAGTGCCGCCACTGCCTGGTACCAGCATGCGCCACGGCCTGCCCCGTCGGAGCATTGCACAAGACCGAGGAGGGCCCGGTCGTTTACGACCGCGACATCTGCATGGGTTGTCGTTACTGCATGATGGCCTGCCCCTACGAAATCCCGCGCTACATGTGGGAGGAAACGGTCCCGTACATCAGCAAATGCACGATGTGCTACGAGGCCATGCAGAGAGGCGAAATCGAGCAGCCGGCGTGCACCGAGGCCTGCGAAGAGCAGGCGACCACGTTTTTCACCAGCAGGGAAGAGGCCCTCGCCGAAGCGCGGCGCCGTATCGCCGCCAACCCCGGCCACTACTTCGAGGATCGAATCTGGGGTGAGCACGAGGTTGGCGGGAGTGCGGTGATCTACATATCCGACATCGATCTCGATTTTCTCGCCGGCCAGCGTTACAAGCCCCTCGGCGACGAACCATTCCCCCACTTCACGGAACAGATCATGTCCACGGTGCCGACGACGTTTGTCGCGGTCACTGCAGCCATGGCCGGCACCTATCTCTTCATCAGGCGTCGTGATCGCGTAATGGCCGAGGAACAGGAAGATCCGCTGGGGCGCGACGATCGTCCCGACACCAACCTCGACCGGGGAGCGGAGTCATGA
- the nrfD gene encoding polysulfide reductase NrfD, translated as MTVRITKTILWALVGAGLVALVARFAGGLGVTTNLSDLTPWGLWIGLKLAGVAFAAGGFTIAAVVYIFRFESYHILARRSVLIGLLGYTFFVVSLIVDLGIPWNIWRPIAYWNLHSPLFEVAWCVMLYLTVLALEFAPVVLEKYSQRWRLCDLAYRFLKRITIPLVVFGIALSVLHQSSLGTLFAIMPHRQHPLFYSPIINVLFFVSCIAMGLAAVIVESYLANLLYQRRINDHQLRRLGQFLAWVIWLFIIIRLGDLALRGDARYLVGSGWDSVLFWIEMGALLLVPSLLLQWRRVRESRFLLSTMAFTVVIGFILNRINVAGLATISATGTSYFPSGLEILMSLGLVPGIAVLIWMYLVENYEVWQHEEAIDEVDMRYEPPRRDRPSGVWLGDSSLASFKLYSTAFVMTAALTFGLLPRDALFGASAVAKTVERPRGRAVLLVDGDRAGTSVLFDHRKHEEKLGLEESCDRCHHMANPMDQDTPCWCCHRDMWSVTDIFDHDGHVRDLERFGALDACAACHPDGGQPRARETVSTCTVEGCHLYELALHREKARVQPDDVTRARFAVGYMDAMHGLCIECHKERAAELGRPHHGDCATCHRHGLGPEATILTHLRERHDVIFRTGETPR; from the coding sequence ATGACCGTACGCATCACCAAGACAATCCTCTGGGCTCTGGTGGGTGCAGGGCTGGTCGCCCTCGTCGCGCGCTTTGCGGGCGGCCTCGGCGTCACCACCAACCTCAGCGACCTCACACCCTGGGGCCTGTGGATCGGGCTCAAGCTCGCCGGCGTCGCGTTTGCGGCCGGCGGCTTTACCATCGCGGCCGTCGTTTACATCTTCCGTTTCGAGTCCTATCACATACTGGCCCGCCGCTCGGTTCTGATCGGGCTACTGGGCTACACATTTTTCGTCGTCAGCCTGATCGTCGACCTCGGGATACCGTGGAATATCTGGCGACCGATCGCCTATTGGAACCTCCACTCGCCCCTCTTCGAAGTAGCCTGGTGCGTGATGCTCTATCTGACGGTGCTGGCACTCGAGTTCGCGCCGGTCGTGCTCGAAAAGTACAGTCAGCGTTGGCGACTCTGCGATCTTGCCTACCGTTTTCTCAAACGCATCACCATACCACTGGTTGTCTTCGGCATTGCGCTTTCGGTCCTCCACCAGTCGTCGCTTGGCACCCTGTTCGCGATCATGCCCCACCGCCAGCACCCTCTGTTCTACTCCCCGATCATCAACGTCCTGTTCTTCGTGTCGTGTATCGCGATGGGCCTGGCGGCGGTGATCGTAGAGTCCTACCTCGCGAACCTTCTCTATCAGCGTCGTATCAACGATCACCAGCTGCGTCGTCTCGGGCAGTTTCTGGCGTGGGTCATCTGGCTATTCATCATTATCCGCCTCGGCGATCTCGCGCTCAGGGGCGACGCCCGATACCTGGTCGGGAGCGGTTGGGACAGCGTGCTCTTCTGGATCGAGATGGGAGCGCTACTGCTGGTGCCCTCCCTGCTCCTGCAGTGGCGACGGGTGCGCGAGAGCCGGTTCCTGCTCTCGACCATGGCGTTCACCGTCGTCATAGGTTTCATCCTTAATCGGATCAATGTGGCCGGGCTGGCGACCATCTCAGCGACCGGCACCAGTTACTTTCCGTCCGGGCTCGAGATCCTCATGAGCCTCGGACTGGTCCCCGGTATCGCTGTACTGATCTGGATGTACCTGGTGGAGAACTACGAGGTCTGGCAACACGAAGAAGCGATCGACGAAGTCGATATGAGGTACGAGCCACCGCGACGCGACCGGCCTTCGGGCGTGTGGCTCGGGGACTCGAGCTTGGCCAGCTTCAAGCTGTACTCGACGGCCTTTGTCATGACCGCAGCGTTGACCTTCGGTCTGCTACCGAGAGACGCCCTGTTCGGAGCGTCAGCGGTGGCCAAGACGGTCGAGCGGCCGCGCGGCCGCGCCGTCTTGCTGGTTGATGGCGACCGAGCCGGAACCAGCGTTCTCTTCGACCACCGCAAACACGAGGAAAAACTCGGCCTCGAGGAATCGTGTGATCGGTGCCACCATATGGCCAATCCGATGGATCAGGACACGCCATGCTGGTGCTGTCACCGAGACATGTGGTCAGTAACCGATATCTTCGATCACGACGGCCACGTCCGAGACCTCGAGCGGTTCGGAGCTCTGGACGCGTGTGCCGCCTGCCACCCCGACGGCGGACAGCCAAGGGCCCGCGAGACCGTCTCCACCTGCACGGTCGAGGGCTGCCATCTTTATGAACTTGCTTTGCACCGCGAAAAGGCAAGGGTCCAACCGGATGACGTCACGCGTGCCCGTTTCGCGGTCGGTTACATGGACGCCATGCACGGGCTGTGCATCGAATGCCACAAGGAGCGAGCGGCCGAGCTCGGTCGGCCGCATCACGGTGACTGCGCCACCTGCCACCGACATGGGCTGGGACCGGAGGCAACGATCCTCACCCATCTGCGGGAACGCCACGACGTGATTTTCAGAACCGGGGAAACACCGCGATGA
- a CDS encoding response regulator — MVVVDDEPDVAVYLAAVLEKKGHTAHTAKNAAEGFAMIKSLHPDVACIDIVMPEETGVALFRKIRADDEVGDTPVVFITALKPEMAAYQNGMNVEPIPKADEYVEKPPDSAAFVEAVERAARSRRSRK, encoded by the coding sequence GTGGTCGTCGTCGACGACGAACCCGACGTCGCTGTTTATCTGGCGGCGGTGTTGGAGAAAAAGGGCCACACGGCCCACACCGCGAAAAACGCGGCCGAAGGGTTCGCCATGATCAAAAGCCTCCACCCCGATGTTGCCTGCATCGACATCGTGATGCCGGAGGAAACCGGTGTCGCGCTGTTTCGGAAAATCCGTGCCGATGACGAAGTAGGCGATACGCCGGTAGTCTTCATCACCGCTTTGAAGCCGGAGATGGCCGCGTACCAGAATGGAATGAACGTTGAACCGATCCCAAAGGCCGACGAGTACGTTGAGAAGCCTCCGGACTCAGCGGCCTTCGTTGAAGCCGTCGAGAGGGCGGCGCGCTCGCGCCGCAGTCGAAAATGA
- a CDS encoding PAS domain-containing protein: MIEGWIESHLFDEVPQIVAVFDRQYRIVKANRRLTDTFGEWSGRRCYDVLRGRSTRCEGCEAANVFADGQIRTSSESWLDKVGHHGHFVTRLVPVPDENDRIAYVLAMATDVTRCEQLDREHQILFERVPCYVAVLDSELRIVRANELARKTFGFHVGQLCHRVYKHSEQRCANCPALRSFADGRVHTAQMVGERENGDSAYYVLTSAPLAREGEPIEYVIEILHDITEVKSLESELIRERQFLASTIDQSFDGIVATDAGRRITVLNPAAEQLLGVTAYELRGSTDLERIYPTEFLTVLERGGSSCILPETTIRVGEDDIPVRFAGVVVRDGEKNLGTAGFLQDLRDVKRLEHEKLDAERLAAVGQTVAGLAHGVKNILTGLEGGMFLVQWGIEDGRQDKLEEGWKMLDRNFHKITTFVREFLSFAKGRVPMVLPTDPNQLADDAVALFSEAARERGISIESDFQEAIPDANLDAAALQRCLANLISNAIDACLVSDQDGDRVIVRTRDRDGNLEFEVEDNGCGMDYEIKRKVFTSFFTTKGTEGTGLGLLVTKKIVQEHGGSVDIESTPGSGSAFRITLPRHRLPVPAEHDVETNNKGDA; this comes from the coding sequence ATGATTGAAGGCTGGATCGAGTCACACCTATTCGATGAGGTCCCGCAGATCGTCGCGGTCTTCGACCGCCAATACCGTATCGTCAAGGCAAACAGACGATTGACCGACACTTTCGGGGAGTGGAGTGGCCGGCGATGCTATGACGTGCTGCGCGGACGCAGCACCCGCTGTGAGGGATGCGAAGCGGCAAACGTGTTCGCAGACGGCCAGATTCGTACCTCATCCGAAAGTTGGCTTGATAAGGTGGGGCACCACGGGCACTTCGTCACCCGCCTCGTCCCAGTCCCCGACGAGAACGATCGGATCGCCTACGTGCTCGCCATGGCCACCGACGTCACCCGGTGCGAACAGCTCGATCGGGAGCACCAAATCCTGTTCGAGCGCGTCCCATGTTACGTCGCCGTGCTGGACAGCGAACTTCGCATCGTGCGCGCCAACGAGCTGGCGCGGAAAACGTTCGGATTCCACGTCGGACAGCTGTGCCACAGGGTGTACAAACATAGTGAGCAACGATGTGCCAACTGTCCGGCTTTGCGGAGCTTCGCAGACGGCAGAGTGCACACTGCGCAAATGGTCGGCGAACGCGAGAACGGTGATTCTGCGTACTACGTGTTGACCTCCGCACCCCTGGCTCGCGAGGGGGAGCCGATCGAGTACGTCATCGAAATCCTTCACGACATCACAGAGGTCAAATCTCTCGAGAGCGAACTGATTCGGGAACGCCAGTTTCTCGCCAGCACGATCGACCAATCATTCGACGGGATAGTCGCCACTGACGCCGGGCGAAGGATCACGGTCCTCAACCCGGCAGCAGAACAACTTCTCGGCGTCACAGCGTACGAGCTGCGCGGCAGCACAGATCTCGAGCGCATCTACCCGACCGAGTTCCTCACAGTCCTTGAACGCGGAGGTTCGAGCTGCATCCTGCCAGAGACTACGATTCGCGTCGGCGAAGACGACATCCCTGTCCGCTTTGCCGGCGTCGTGGTGCGTGACGGCGAAAAGAACCTCGGCACCGCCGGCTTTCTGCAGGACCTCAGGGATGTCAAACGGCTCGAACATGAAAAGCTCGACGCGGAGCGGTTGGCCGCGGTAGGCCAAACGGTGGCCGGCCTCGCTCACGGCGTCAAAAACATTCTTACTGGCCTCGAAGGCGGTATGTTTCTGGTTCAATGGGGAATCGAGGACGGTCGTCAGGACAAGCTCGAAGAAGGGTGGAAGATGCTCGACCGCAACTTCCACAAGATCACTACCTTCGTGCGCGAGTTCCTGAGCTTTGCCAAGGGCCGGGTACCGATGGTTTTACCCACCGACCCGAATCAGCTGGCGGATGACGCGGTCGCGCTGTTCAGCGAAGCCGCTCGTGAACGGGGAATTTCAATCGAGTCCGACTTTCAGGAAGCGATACCGGACGCCAATCTCGATGCCGCGGCTCTCCAACGCTGTCTCGCAAATCTCATCTCCAATGCGATCGACGCCTGTCTCGTGAGCGATCAAGACGGCGACCGAGTCATCGTCCGCACCCGTGACCGGGACGGCAACCTGGAGTTCGAGGTGGAGGATAACGGCTGCGGAATGGATTACGAGATCAAGCGCAAGGTCTTCACGAGCTTCTTCACCACCAAAGGCACCGAGGGCACCGGCCTCGGCCTTCTCGTGACCAAGAAAATCGTCCAGGAGCACGGTGGATCGGTGGATATCGAGTCGACGCCAGGCTCTGGTTCGGCTTTCAGAATCACACTTCCCCGGCACCGACTTCCCGTACCTGCCGAACACGATGTCGAAACAAACAACAAAGGAGACGCATAG
- a CDS encoding response regulator: MSRPEDKTILIVDDEPDVVAYFSGILERAGFNVVTASNGSEALEAVREHPPDFISLDLVMPEKSGIRFLYELRKNRDWAKIPIMIVTAHARDDLGKSDFDEIFSGRTMVGPLTYLEKPVKPERFLHNVLKILGLTPLEEATSLEDEGHLRNRISSHLENADLKTLEKVIEALGEDNA, encoded by the coding sequence ATGAGCCGTCCCGAAGACAAGACCATTCTCATCGTCGATGACGAGCCAGATGTGGTCGCCTACTTCTCAGGCATCCTCGAACGAGCTGGGTTTAACGTGGTCACTGCGAGCAATGGCAGCGAAGCGCTGGAGGCAGTGCGCGAGCACCCACCGGACTTCATCTCCCTCGACCTCGTGATGCCAGAGAAATCCGGCATCCGATTCCTCTACGAGCTGCGCAAGAACCGGGACTGGGCCAAGATCCCGATCATGATCGTCACCGCTCATGCACGCGACGATCTTGGCAAGAGTGATTTCGACGAGATCTTTTCTGGCAGGACAATGGTTGGGCCTCTGACCTACCTCGAAAAGCCAGTCAAACCCGAGCGCTTCCTGCACAACGTTCTGAAGATCCTTGGCCTGACACCGCTCGAGGAGGCGACGTCGTTGGAAGACGAGGGGCATCTCCGAAATCGCATCAGCTCACACCTCGAGAATGCCGATTTGAAGACCCTCGAGAAGGTAATCGAAGCGCTCGGCGAGGACAACGCCTGA
- a CDS encoding DUF5320 domain-containing protein: MPGGDRTGPMGHGPLTGGGFGNCRTSFGQRFSRNGVGGRQRGFGRGHGWRNRFWATGLPGWQRVDRWEPSDRLPEATAEKLELQRASAELEAELHRLRKRIEELEDTRTT; the protein is encoded by the coding sequence ATGCCAGGAGGAGATCGAACCGGACCGATGGGTCATGGGCCGTTGACCGGTGGAGGATTCGGGAATTGCAGGACCTCTTTCGGGCAGCGTTTTTCGCGAAACGGCGTGGGGGGTCGACAGCGTGGCTTCGGACGCGGCCACGGGTGGCGCAACCGTTTCTGGGCGACCGGACTGCCGGGTTGGCAGCGGGTGGATAGATGGGAGCCGTCGGATCGTTTGCCGGAAGCGACGGCCGAGAAACTCGAGCTGCAACGAGCATCCGCTGAGCTCGAGGCGGAGCTGCACCGGCTTCGGAAAAGAATCGAAGAACTCGAAGACACGCGCACCACTTGA
- a CDS encoding NifB/NifX family molybdenum-iron cluster-binding protein codes for MKIAIPVHQGKFSEHFGGAEAFAFYTVDESSRVLGERQLGAPPEHGRGIFPMWLRQQGATVVLAGGMGPRAAGILAQHGIEVVTGIRGEDPDAVARGYLDGTLEASGEVCHEHNYHDCGHDHGQPGRGGCHDN; via the coding sequence ATGAAAATCGCGATACCAGTACACCAGGGGAAGTTCAGTGAGCACTTTGGAGGCGCCGAGGCGTTCGCCTTCTACACCGTTGACGAGAGCAGCCGCGTCCTCGGTGAGCGACAGCTGGGCGCCCCACCAGAACATGGGCGAGGAATCTTTCCGATGTGGCTGCGCCAGCAAGGCGCGACCGTGGTTCTGGCCGGAGGCATGGGGCCGCGCGCCGCCGGCATCCTCGCCCAGCACGGCATCGAGGTGGTGACGGGCATTCGGGGAGAGGATCCTGACGCTGTCGCGCGGGGCTACCTCGACGGCACCCTCGAGGCCAGCGGCGAGGTGTGCCACGAGCACAACTACCACGACTGCGGCCACGATCACGGTCAACCCGGCCGCGGTGGATGCCACGACAATTGA
- a CDS encoding DUF134 domain-containing protein gives MFVKGGRVARPEKLRRVGCGAGERAFKPIGRPVGSLEVEEMRLDELEALRLADLEGLYQEAAAERMGVSRPTFARILARARLATARALVEERVLVVAEGPVVAASDEPFPCPVHDGGRRRGQGCRCGHLQGRGRRGQGRR, from the coding sequence ATGTTCGTAAAGGGAGGCAGGGTGGCACGACCTGAAAAGCTCAGACGAGTTGGATGCGGAGCCGGAGAACGGGCCTTCAAGCCCATCGGCCGGCCGGTCGGCTCGCTCGAGGTCGAGGAAATGCGGCTCGATGAACTCGAAGCCCTGCGATTGGCCGACCTCGAAGGGCTTTATCAGGAGGCCGCGGCCGAGCGGATGGGTGTTTCCCGGCCCACCTTCGCCAGAATCCTGGCCCGTGCAAGGTTGGCGACGGCCAGGGCGCTGGTCGAAGAGCGGGTGTTGGTGGTTGCAGAGGGACCTGTGGTGGCGGCGTCAGACGAGCCGTTTCCTTGTCCCGTGCATGACGGTGGCCGCAGGCGCGGACAGGGCTGTCGTTGCGGTCATTTGCAGGGCCGCGGTCGACGCGGGCAAGGCCGGCGCTGA
- a CDS encoding MFS transporter, whose amino-acid sequence MSEIKKGPLHAPQTSRVVTIATAHAAHDTFSAFLPPLLPVFIEKLSLVKAEAGLLTVFLQGPSLLQPLIGHLGDRFDLRVAVILTPTLTAACMSLLGIAPGYAVIALLLVTAGVSAAVLHSLAPVMAGRLSGHRLGYGMGFWMVGGELGRTLGPIVLVSAIAILGFDGLPWLMVGGAGASALLYFGVRGTSQAHSGQAEASNFSQAVRSMRNLVLPLSGVVVFRSFMMAAFATYLPVFLHEEGASLWFAGASLSVLEAGGVFGALVGGSASDRLGRRRVLVTSFLLTPVLMFALALTPGWWRLPMLLLLGFFGLMATPVIMASVQESAPANRALVNGIYMALNFVLRALIVVLVGALADQLGMRSAFLACAVIGLLGTPFVFKLPGRQGRDAVRD is encoded by the coding sequence ATGAGCGAGATCAAGAAAGGACCGCTGCACGCCCCCCAAACCTCGAGGGTCGTAACCATCGCCACCGCCCACGCGGCCCATGACACCTTCAGCGCCTTCCTTCCCCCTCTGCTGCCCGTCTTCATCGAAAAGCTCTCACTTGTAAAGGCCGAGGCCGGACTGCTGACGGTCTTTCTCCAGGGACCGTCGCTCCTGCAACCCTTGATCGGTCACCTCGGGGACCGTTTCGACCTTCGCGTTGCAGTCATACTCACCCCGACGCTGACCGCGGCCTGCATGAGCCTGCTTGGCATCGCCCCGGGCTACGCCGTGATCGCCCTTCTGCTTGTGACCGCCGGCGTCTCCGCCGCGGTGTTGCATTCTCTCGCGCCGGTGATGGCGGGCCGTCTCTCGGGACATCGACTCGGGTATGGCATGGGCTTCTGGATGGTCGGCGGAGAACTCGGTCGCACCCTCGGACCCATCGTCCTGGTGAGCGCGATCGCAATCCTTGGTTTCGACGGCTTGCCGTGGTTGATGGTCGGCGGTGCCGGGGCTTCAGCGCTTCTCTATTTCGGAGTCCGCGGCACGTCACAGGCACACAGCGGTCAGGCGGAGGCGAGCAACTTCTCCCAAGCCGTGCGTTCCATGCGGAATCTGGTGCTTCCTCTATCCGGCGTGGTTGTTTTCCGCTCGTTCATGATGGCAGCCTTCGCCACCTATCTTCCCGTCTTTCTGCACGAGGAGGGGGCCAGCCTGTGGTTCGCCGGAGCGTCATTGTCCGTCCTCGAAGCGGGCGGAGTCTTCGGCGCCCTAGTCGGCGGTTCCGCAAGTGACAGATTGGGTCGAAGGAGGGTGCTGGTAACCTCCTTTCTTCTGACGCCTGTTCTGATGTTTGCCCTCGCCCTCACTCCGGGCTGGTGGCGTTTGCCAATGCTCTTGCTGCTCGGGTTTTTCGGTCTCATGGCGACCCCGGTCATCATGGCGTCCGTCCAGGAAAGTGCCCCCGCGAATCGAGCACTGGTCAACGGCATCTACATGGCCCTCAACTTCGTGCTGCGGGCCTTGATCGTGGTCCTTGTCGGTGCTCTCGCAGACCAACTGGGGATGCGCTCGGCCTTTTTGGCGTGCGCAGTTATCGGTCTGCTCGGAACGCCATTCGTCTTCAAGCTGCCCGGGCGGCAAGGCCGAGATGCGGTGCGAGACTGA
- a CDS encoding (Fe-S)-binding protein — translation MKQPDSVKDIAKNPGQPLAHIDPLEQIPLPPPFDKLDEEPPFAQLSDEAREKYVVLDDTIAVNIAKPQSKEEEDRLVEGFLKGLERCMSTDDNWAFLQPFEMSMEHCAHCQTCSDACPIYEESGKNELYRPIYRSEILRRIYFKYIKKESPKVHGDIDLNWEVVARLIELSYRCNVCRRCAQTCPIGVDNALLSREIRKIASMEMGIVPKELHADGSVLQLEVGSSTGMTPMIVKDNIEFIDEDTAERTGIEIETPWDKEGADILLIHNAGEIMAWPENPGAFATVFEAAGLSWTMSSEAVAYDGINYGVWYDDVQFARVAVKHAAAAKKLGVKKIVLGECGHAHKALTVIADKILTGDLNIPRESSMVTLRDIIRSGKLKLDPSRNDFPVTLHDPCNLVRLMGVVSPQREILEAVLPPGRFREMTPHGVDNYCCGGGSGFAIMSGHNFQDWRHHMTGRRKFRQILDAFQDEEMTKDNPKYLCAPCSNCKGQIRDIIQYYDAWEKAGIYYGGLVELIVNAMVDVEPGFIDWEWH, via the coding sequence ATGAAGCAACCGGACAGTGTCAAAGATATCGCCAAAAACCCCGGCCAGCCGCTGGCCCACATCGATCCGCTCGAGCAGATTCCGTTGCCTCCCCCGTTCGACAAGCTCGACGAGGAGCCGCCCTTTGCTCAACTTTCGGACGAGGCTCGTGAGAAGTACGTCGTGCTCGACGACACAATCGCGGTCAACATCGCCAAGCCGCAGTCGAAGGAGGAGGAGGACCGGCTCGTCGAAGGGTTCCTGAAGGGTCTCGAGCGGTGCATGAGTACCGATGACAACTGGGCGTTTCTGCAGCCGTTCGAGATGTCGATGGAGCATTGCGCCCACTGCCAGACCTGTTCGGACGCCTGTCCGATCTACGAGGAGAGCGGCAAGAACGAGCTCTACCGACCGATCTATCGCTCCGAGATCCTGCGCCGGATCTACTTCAAGTACATCAAGAAGGAATCGCCCAAGGTCCACGGTGACATTGACCTCAACTGGGAGGTCGTGGCGCGGCTCATCGAGCTTTCCTACCGCTGCAACGTTTGCAGACGCTGTGCCCAGACCTGTCCGATCGGTGTCGATAACGCCCTCCTGTCGCGCGAGATCCGCAAGATCGCGTCGATGGAGATGGGGATCGTACCCAAGGAGCTCCACGCCGACGGATCGGTCCTGCAACTCGAGGTCGGCTCCTCGACCGGCATGACGCCGATGATCGTCAAGGACAACATCGAGTTCATCGACGAGGATACTGCCGAGCGTACGGGGATCGAGATCGAGACGCCGTGGGACAAGGAGGGCGCCGATATCCTCCTGATTCACAACGCGGGCGAAATCATGGCGTGGCCGGAGAACCCGGGCGCCTTCGCGACCGTCTTCGAGGCTGCCGGTTTGAGCTGGACGATGTCTTCGGAGGCTGTCGCCTACGATGGCATCAACTACGGCGTCTGGTACGACGACGTTCAATTCGCCCGAGTCGCGGTCAAGCACGCCGCGGCGGCCAAGAAGCTCGGGGTCAAGAAGATCGTGCTCGGTGAGTGCGGCCACGCCCACAAGGCATTGACCGTGATCGCCGACAAGATCCTCACCGGTGACCTCAACATTCCGCGTGAGAGCTCCATGGTGACGCTGCGCGATATCATCCGTTCGGGCAAGCTCAAGCTCGACCCGAGCCGCAACGACTTTCCGGTCACCCTCCATGACCCCTGCAACCTGGTTCGCCTGATGGGCGTGGTTTCGCCGCAGCGGGAGATTCTCGAGGCGGTGTTGCCGCCCGGACGTTTCCGCGAGATGACGCCGCACGGGGTCGACAACTACTGCTGTGGCGGGGGGTCCGGATTCGCCATCATGTCGGGCCACAACTTCCAGGACTGGCGCCACCACATGACCGGCCGTAGGAAGTTCCGCCAGATCCTCGACGCCTTCCAGGACGAGGAGATGACCAAGGACAATCCCAAATATCTGTGTGCACCGTGCTCAAACTGCAAGGGCCAGATCCGTGACATCATCCAGTACTACGACGCATGGGAGAAGGCGGGCATCTACTACGGCGGCCTTGTCGAGTTGATTGTCAACGCGATGGTCGACGTCGAGCCCGGCTTCATCGATTGGGAGTGGCACTAG